Sequence from the candidate division KSB1 bacterium genome:
ACGAAGGCAAAATGACAACGCATCATATTTTTTGGGGTGTGCCCGAGGAGAGTCACGAAGTCGATCCGAAAAATCATTCCAAGAAAACCATCACGGAAATGATTTATGTTGCCAATGAAGTTGAGGACGGGCAATATTTTTTAAATTTGCAGATTCCGAATTTTGTGGCCGATGCGGCGCCAAGCCGGCCGGTTCTCTATAAATTGAGGTAATCATGATCAATAAAACTATAAACCACTTGAGTCGTTTTTTTCTCCTCACGATTTTTCTATTCTTTGCCTCGCCATCAAAATCAGAGGCACAACAATCGATCGAACAAGCCCTGGTCAAACATGTCGACGAACACAAAGATCTCGCCATGGCACTGCTCGAACAGGTGGTGAACATCAACAGTGGAACCATGAACTTCGATGGCGTCAAGAAAGTTGGTGATATCTTTCGGGAAAAATTTTCTGCGCTTGGCTTCGAGACCCGATGGGTGGATGGGACAGCATTCGAGCGCTCGGGGCATCTCGTGGCTGAGCACACCGGAAAAGGGCCGCGTTTGCTGCTTATCGGCCATCTGGATACTGTGTTCGAGGCGGACAGTCCTTTTCAACGCTTCCAGGTCATCGACGATTCAACGGCTAGCGGCCCGGGAATCGGCGACATGAAAGGAGGCGACGTCATCATCGTACAAGCTCTGGTGGCGCTGCATGAGGTCGGTGTTTTAAAAGATATGAACATCACCGTGGTGATGACCGGCGACGAGGAACGGAGCGGCCGGCCACTTGATCTTGCCCGCAAAGATTTGATCGAAGCGGCCAAAGCCGCCGACATCGCCATTGGCTTCGAGAATGGCGATGGTGATCCCACCACCGCCATCGTGACGCGGCGTGGCTCTACCGGATGGACGCTTCGGGTAAAAGGCAAGCCGGCACACTCATCGCAGATTTTCAGGGAAGACGTCGGTGCGGGCGCTATCTATGAAGCGGCACGAATTCTGAATGCATTTTACGAAAAGCTAGCCGGCGAGCAGTATCTTACATTCAATCCCGGCTTAATACTCGGTGGTACGGATGTCGATTATGAAGCTTCCCAGGACAGAGGATCCGCATTTGGGAAAAACAATGTCGTCGCCGGACAGGTGGTCGTGTCCGGGGATCTTCGTACCATTTCACCGGCGCAGTTAGAGCGCGCTAAAGCGACCATGCAAGCCATTGTGAGCCGGCACCGGCCCCAAACTTCTGCCGAGTTGAAATTCCGAGATTCCTATCCCCCTCTCGCCCCGACCGCGGGCAATCGACGATTGCTCAAGATTTTCGATCAGGTCAGTCGTGATCTCGGCTTTGGCCCCGTTACTGAAGTCGACCCGATGAGGGCAGGCGCCGCAGATGTGTCGTTTACCGCCGGACACGTCGAGATGGCCATCGACGGTCTCGGACTGGGCGGCGCCGACGACCACACGGTCAATGAAACCGGCGATTTGAGGACTTTGCCGTTACAAACGAAACGGGCCGCCGTGCTGCTTTACCGCCTCTCAAAGATAAAGAAAGAATGAAAACTTAAACATGGGTCAAGAATCGAACAAACAAACGCATGACAACCTTTAAAACCGACAGGTCCTTTGCCTTAGAATTGGACGCAAAAGATCCATTGGCAAAATATCGAGACCAATTCCACATCCCCAAACAAGATAATGGTGAAGACTGTATCTACTTTTGCGGCAACTCCCTCGGATTACAGCCTAAAACCGCGAAGGCTTATGTCAACGAGGAACTAGATGACTGGGCGAAATTAGGCGTCGAAGGACACATTCAGGCGCGGCACCCATGGAAACCGTACCACGAATTTCTGACCGAACAAACCGCGCGTATGGTTGGCGCAAAGCCTATCGAGGTGGTGGTTATGAACACGCTCACAGTGAATTTACATTTGATGATGGTTTCCTTTTATCGGCCCACACCCACCAAACACAAAATTGTTATCGAGGCGAACGCCTTTCCTTCGGATCAATATGCCGTACAGTCGCAAATAAAACATCACGGCTTTGATCCGCATGCAAGTCTCGTTGAGCTTTCTCCAAGAGATGGCGAAAGCTATATTCGCACGGAAGATATCGAAGCCTTTATTGAAAGAGATGGCGACTCAATTGCCCTTATTATGTTGGGGGGGGTCAATTATTATTCGGGACAAGCATTTGAAATGGAGCGCATCACAATGGCCGGACATGCAAAAAATTGCATCGTTGGCTTCGATCTGGCACATGCTGCCGGAAATCTGGTTTTAAACCTGCACGATTGGAATGTCGATTTCGCCGTTTGGTGTTCTTACAAATATTTAAATGGCAGTCCGGGATGTGTCGCGGGCTGCTTTGTGCACGAGGAACATGCTAACAATTTCGAGTTGCCTCGCTTTGCCGGCTGGTGGGGGCAAAATAAAGAAACCCGTTTCCAGATGGGTCCGGATTTCGACGCCATTCCCGGCGCTGAAGGGTGGCAGCTCAGCAACCCGCCGATTTTACCGATGGCGGTCCTGAGAGCTTCCATGGACATTATCGACAAAGTCGGCGTGAAAAAACTACGTGCAAAAAGTGAGCAGCTCACCGGTTACTTCGAATTTCTGTTGGACCAAATGCAAAGCGACGAAATCAAGATTTTGACGCCTCGAGAACCCAATCAAAGAGGGTGTCAGCTTTCTATAAGAGTGATGCAAAAAGGCAAGTCGCTCTACGAAATATTAAAACAACGCGGTGTCATTTGCGATTGGCGTGAACCGGATGTGATTCGAGTTGCCCCGGTGCCGCTTTATAACACATTTGAGGATGTTTATAATTTTACCCAAATATTCTCTGAGGAATTTCAACAACTCTAACACTTTTAAAACTCGAACACACGAACGCTTTTTTAAATGTCCCCCAAAAAACTAACCCTCATTGGCGCCGGATTAGCAGGCTCGCTTCTCTCTATCTATTTAGCAAGGCGCGGATTCAAAGTCGAAATCTTCGAGCGCCGGCCAGATATGCGCTCGACTGAAATCAGTGCGGGTCGCTCGATCAATCTTGCTTTGTCTGCCCGAGGGCTGCATGCTTTGGAAAAGGTAGGATTAAAAAACAGAATCATGCAAATTGCCATCCCGATGAAAGGCCGCATGCTGCATTCGCTGACGGGAGAACTAAATTTAGTTCCATATGGCCGCAAAGAATCGGAAGTCATCAACTCGGTTTCCCGCGCTGAGTTGAACATGCAACTAATGAGCGCGGCTGAGCAACACGGAGTTGAATTTCATTTCAACCAAAAATGTACAGGAATCGACTTCGAAAGCCGCGAACTTAAATTGCGTGATGAAATCACAAATCAGGATTCGATAAAACAAACTGAAATTGTAATCGGGACGGATGGTTCCGCCTCTGCTATTCGCACCGAAATGGCTAAGGCACTGGATGGCAACTTTACAAAAGATGATCTGGAACACGGCTACAAAGAGCTCACTATCACCTCCGCTGCCGATGGCCGATTCTTATTAGAAAAGAACGCCTTACATATCTGGCCGCGGCGGTCCTACATGCTCATCGCTCTGCCCAATTTGGATGGCAGTTTTACCTGCACCCTGTTCTTTCCAATGAAAGGTGACCCGAGCTTCGAAAGCCTCAAAACGGAAAAGGCGGTTTTAGCTTTTTTCGAAGCACAATTCCCAGATGCGGTCGAATTGATGCCAACCCTGGTGGAAGATTTCTTCACCAATCCAACCGGCGCTTTGGCTACGATTCGCTGCCAACCCTGGCATGTTGCCCACAAAGCTTGTTTGTTGGGGGATGCTGCCCACGCAGTCGTACCTTTTTTCGGACAGGGGATCAATTGCGGTTTCGAAGATTGCGCGGTATTGGATGAATGCGCCGAAAAACACAGAGATGATTGGCAGAAAATTTTTCAGGAGTTTGAAAAACTCAGGAAGATCAATACCGATGCAATCGCTGAGCTTTCTTTAGGAAACTATTTTGAAATGCGCGACCAAGTCGCTGACCCGAAGTTTGCTTTAAAAAAACAAGTGGAGTTTGCTCTTGAGGAGAAGTACCCGGAGAAATTTATCCCAAAATATTCGATGGTTTCATTCCATCGTGTCCCCTACTCTGTGGCTCTCGAGCGGGGCAAAATTCAGGAGACGATTTTGACGGAGCTCTGCGAGCCTATTGATCGCGTGCAAGATTTGGATTGGGGAAAAGCAGGCGAATTGATCAAAACCAAACTGAATTAAAATCGTCACACCTCAAGACGATCTTCATACGGCACCACTTCACCATGTTCGACATATCGTTTGAGTAGTCTGAGGTACATCGCCCAGCAGTAACATGAACTGCGATAGTGCTCGCTGTCTTCAGGCCAACTCAAATGGTGAAACCGCACCTCAGTGATGCCCTCTTTTTCCTCGAGATGAAAGCCCACACGCGTTCCTTGCCAATCTTCAAGCGCATCGGTGAGTTCCAATTCAAACTCGGTGTCCGGAACACATTGGGAAACCACCGCTCGCCAATCGTATTCAGGACCAAACCAGAGTTCGTATACTGCTCCCTTTAACGGTTCCCCCGACGAGCGCTTTGTCCACCAAACGTCGAGGCCTTTCGGCGTGGATACTGCCTCAAATACTTTTTGCTGCGTTGCCTTAATGGGAAAGTGATGAAAAATATCAGCCATTTTGCTATCTCCAAATGAATTCCACCTACCGCGGCCCTGCAAGAACTTCCATCACTTGTTCTCATAACGGAATGTTCTTCGCGGACGCCCGGTGCGCTTCAAACCCTCCAAACTTCGATGACCACGATTCGGGTCACGCCCTAGTTTTATTTATACCAGAAATTCTGAAACTGCTTGAATTTAACCATTCTATAATTTGCATGCAATGCAATTTTCTCTTGAGGATAATTTAAAATCTAAAATAGTCCGTTGGGAGTTTCTTCTTTTGTTAAGACCATTCCTTTGTCAGCAACCCCAATTTGAAAGAAGACTATCAAGGCTAAAAGTACCATCAAACCCGTAAAAATCCAATAATAGGCAGTATAGTTTTCACTCAAAAGATCAACCTGGTAAACTTTCTCTATCAAAGTCATGGAAGCATTAAATGAGGCGTGTAAAATCGCTACAATCAGTACGCTTTCACGGGATTTCATATAAAACCAGGTGAATATAAAAGAAAACGCGATTACCTGAATAAAAAAAGGTAACAACGGATCTTCTTGACCTTTATTACTAAGGAAATACGCTGGTAAATGCCATAATGCCCAAACAACTCCGATGACCAGAGTTGAGTACAAATATCTATATTTCTTGGTCATTTCAGAAAGCATGAATCCGCGCCACCCGAACTCTTCCCCGAAACCACCACCTAAAAACAGTTTGAACAACAAAAGCTGCAAGAAAATCCAAATCCAGGAAACGGAAAAGGAATCTCCATTTTTATTGAGTCCAGACATATCTGAAGAAATAATCAGAATAATTGGCGGGCCAATGAGCGCTAAAGCAGTTAAGGAAAAACTCCGGTTTAGTTTTATTCCCTTTTAAAAAAGCTTTTTTAGCCCATCCTTTCCTTGCATGGAGTAGGCCGTGATAAAGCCGGCAAGGGTCGGACCGTACTTTGCAACAACGCCCGAAAATGGTTTGTCTGTCAATCCCAGTTTTTTTTCAACTAGACCCAAAAGGATAGCAAAAATTACCCGACAATATAAGAAATAAAAAAAGTCGTTAGAATAAATGATGTGATGGGATTTTGATTTGTAATTGTTCTCATGAAAACCTTGCCACCAAAATATACTTATAGTCGGTTCTTTTTTGTTCAACCACAATTATTAAATTATGAACTTTATTTTTGAATATTACTTCAAGGCCTGCTCAAAATCCGCAATAATGTCTTCCGTCGACTCAATACCGACGGACATTCTAATCAGGTTATCTTTAATGCCAAGCCGCTGCCGGTCTTCCGGGGTCATACCCGCGTGTGACGTAATCGCCGGTCTGGTTAAAAGGGTCTCAACGCCGCCGAGACTTGGGGCAATAATTGGTAAAGTTGTGTTCTTCATAAACCGCTCGGCCTCTTCAAGACCTCCTGCTAATTCGAAACTCAACATACCGCTGAAACCGTCGAACAACTCACGCGCACGCTGGTGCCCTGAATTATTTTCCAAGCCCGGGTAATTAACTGTAGTGATCTTTGAGTGCTGTTCCAGAAATCTTGCGATTTTGAGTGCGCTTTCGTTCTGGTGTTTCATGCGCACCGCCAGGGTTTTGACGCCGCGGTGCAGTAAAAAGCAGACATGCGGGTCCATGGAGCCACCGAGATGATTAAGTTTGTGTGTGATCTGCTCGATAAGTTCTCGGCTGCCAATCACCGCTCCGCCAACGATATCCGAATGCCCGTTGAGATATTTCGTGCAGCTATGTAGGGAAATATCGAAACCGAAATCAACCGCGCGGAAATTATAGGGGCTCGGAAATGTATTGTCGATCATTGAAATTAAATTATGTGCTTTGGCAAACCGCACAATCGCTTTGAGATCGCCGACTTGCAAAAGCGGATTGGTCATCGATTCCACGTAAATCGCTTTTGTAGTTGGTTTCAGTTTTGCTTTCCAGGTCTCCGGTTGGTCGCCGTCGATGAAATCATACGAAATGCCGTAAGAAACAAAATCCTCTGTTATCAAACCGTGAGTGCCGCCGTAAAGGGTATCTTGTGCGAGCAAGTGGTCGCCTGAAGACAGTATGGTCAGCAGCGAGGTTGAAATCGCGGCCATGCCGCTCGCGGTTACGAGCGCCGCTTCAGCGTTTTCCAAAGCTGCTAACTTTTGATGCAGCGCTATATGGTTTGGCGTGTTGTTTAAACGAATATATTTTAAATCATGATAGCTAGCCTCACCAGCGTACTCAAACATGGCCGATTGATAAATCGGCATGCTGACCGCGCCGTTGATTCGAGGATCCGGTTCACCGCTGTGAATGAGTTTCGTTTCGAAGTGCTTGAACTCTTTCGACATAAATCATCTCCTTATTGTTTGGGAAAGTCAAAACATGAGCTCTTAATTCTTTAAAAAGTGACGATCGTTAAAATTTATTGGACGCAGAGAATCACAAAGAACTCAAAGATTCAATTTATTTTCTTATGATACCGCCTTTTACAAGGTTGAGTTGAAATTTAGAAGTAAAACTATATTGTATTCTTATGCTATTACATGTGAAGGTTTGCATTTTTTTTGCAAAATTTTTAATACCCCACAGATTAAAACAAATTTTAAGAAATTAAAGAACGGATCCTTAATCAGATCAAAATCTGGGTGTTATCTGCACAAGAAATCTGCAACACTCTATTTTTGGCAAAGTTCTATTGCCGCAGATTCCTTACTACAAGAGTAACAACGAATTCCACAAATTAACGCAAATTTGAATAATTGAAATTCTTGTGTAATTCGGGTGATTCTTCCTTAGCGTTATTTGGGTGCGGCCAAAGGCTGCGCTGGGTGAATCAGAAGCCAAATATCTCTTATAGTTCCATGTCTGCATTTCCTTATCTTCTCATTTATTTATTTTTTTTCTCTGTGAGTTATGTGCTACTTAGTCTTCCCGGCGTCCTGTTTGCAGAACTCCTTTAAGGAACGACTGGGACTCATACTGTACATTTTCATTGCAAATTTAAAAATTAAATGTATTTTTAATTTAAGAAGTCAACCAAATGTTATTTAATTAAAAAACGAATTGCAAGAAGTTTTTAAATAATGCCCCTTTCTATCCAGGCGCTGATCGCCGCTTCTCCAATTTTTCTGGCAGGCGTTTTACTCATCGGATTTCGTTGGCCCGCAAAAAGAACGATGCCGGCGATTTATGTCATTTCTGCTGTCATCGCTTTTGCAGTTTGGAAAGTCCCCTTTTCCCATATCATGGCTTCAACCATTCAAGGACTCTTCATCACATTCAACATTCTTTACATTATTTTTGGTGCAATTCTTTTACTAAACACTTTGAAACACTCAGGTGGCATTAAAACCATTCGTTTAGGTTTTACCAAAATAAGCGGCGACCGCCGGGTTCAAGTTGTGATTATCGCCTGGCTCTTTGGGGCGTTCATCGAAGGCGCTGCCGGTTTCGGCACACCGGCGGCAATTACTGCACCGCTGATGGTCGCACTCGGTTTTCCGGCAATGGCGGCCGTCATGATCGGCATGATGATTCAATCGACGCCGGTGACGTTCGGCGCGGTTGGCACGCCGATTCTTGTCGGTGTAAAAGGCGGTCTCGAAAGCCCCGAGCTTAGCGCCCAACTTACTGCGGTGGGGACGAACTTTGACAGCTATTTAAGACTCATCGGGGCAGAAGCGGCTGTTCTGCATGGCATCACCGGCACGCTCATTCCGCTCTTCATGGTTATGATGATGACGCGCTTCTTTGGAAAAAACCGCTCGTGGACCGAAGGGCTTTCAATTGCGCCGTTTGCGATTTTCGGGGGGCTGGCTTTCACCGTGCCTTACACTTTAACCGGAGTCTTTCTCGGACCAGAGTTTCCCTCTTTGCTCGGTGCTTTAACAGGACTGGCAATTGTAACGATGGCGGCTCGTAAACGTTTTTTGCTTCCGAAAGATAGCTGGGATTTTGCACCGGTTGAGACCTGGGACAAAGATTGGACAGGCCAACTGAAAGTTAAGCTCGATAGCGACAACGACAAATCCGTTTCAATATGGTTAGCCTGGGCGCCCTACATTCTGGTCGCTTTTTTGCTGGTTTTAAGCCGCCTGCCTCAGCTGCCCATTGGCCACATTTTGAAAACCGTGAACTTACAATGGAGTGACGTTCTTGGAACACGAATCACAGCTTCCACGCAGCCATTTTACTTACCCGGTACCATTTTTATTGTTTCAGTTATCGTGACCTTTTTCCTGCACCGAATGACAACAGCAGAATTAAAAGCCTCCGTGCAAGATTCGGCAAAAATTCTATTGGGCGCGGGGTTTGTATTGATTTTTACAGTACCGATGGTCCGGATTTATATCAACTCCGGAACCAACGAGTTGGGACTGTCGAGTATGCCGGTCGCCATGGCAGCCTGGGTTGCCGACACAGTTGGCGGAGTTTGGCCGTTCTTTGCTCCGGTGATCGGCTGCATCGGCGCCTTTATCGCGGGCAGCAACACAGTGAGTAACTTGATGTTCAGTCTTTTTCAATACAGCGTTGCCAAGAGCCTGGCTATTTCCGGTGCACTGGTTGTTGCTCTACAATCGGTGGGCGCGGCTGCCGGTAATATGGTAGCGATTCACAACGTCGTGGCCGCTTCCGCAACCGTGGGTCTGCTCGGTCAGGAAGGCCCGGTGCTGCGAAAAACAATCTTGCCCACAATCTATTACTTAGTTATTGTCGGTATTTTGGGATTGCTCGGTATTTATGTCTTCGAAATTTCAGATCCTTTAATTGGTTCTCAAACTTTCGATTAAACCAAGATCAATCTGGACAATCTAATTGTGAAATGAGTTCTTTATTTGCGCTTATTAAATGCTCGATCGCTTTATCAGAAATGGTTACGTCGCTTTCGAACGGCTGAATAAAACTCAGCAGACCAAATATTTGAGTTAGCTTGTAATTAATGCCCAGATAGTAAAAAGTGGCCAGACGCGACTCGACAGCAACGTTTGCCGGTATATGGTTTTCGATTATCTTTCGCTCATGGTCGGAAATTTTCCGATGGGAGGAATAGAGGAGGGTATTGGTTTCTTGACTATATTTGACTTGCAGCATCAAGTCACTGTTCGCGTAATAGAATACTCCGGTCATAGGTACCTGTTCAATTTTTGGTTGCGATTTTTTTGAATGATGGCTTACCTAACACAAACAATGTGCCACTATTTTTTAAAGTTACTTGAAAAGCCAACCATAATAAATACATAATTTTACGGGTGCGCAGCAATGGTGTCTGTTGTCGAATCCTGTGTTTTTTTTTGATTCAATTGCATCGGATGAGGCATTATTGCCATGAGTCTTTGAAAGCTTTGAGTGAAGAAGCGCCTTTTGAAAATCACCAAAAAGGTATTTTCACCTCATTGATCTCCGGGCCTTTAGCGCTTGGCTTTTGGCAATTAGCTTTTAGGGGTTAATAAAATTCAATTCGTTAGAATGGTTATTATAAACCAGCCAGCTGGTAAAATGATATT
This genomic interval carries:
- the kynU gene encoding kynureninase; this translates as MTTFKTDRSFALELDAKDPLAKYRDQFHIPKQDNGEDCIYFCGNSLGLQPKTAKAYVNEELDDWAKLGVEGHIQARHPWKPYHEFLTEQTARMVGAKPIEVVVMNTLTVNLHLMMVSFYRPTPTKHKIVIEANAFPSDQYAVQSQIKHHGFDPHASLVELSPRDGESYIRTEDIEAFIERDGDSIALIMLGGVNYYSGQAFEMERITMAGHAKNCIVGFDLAHAAGNLVLNLHDWNVDFAVWCSYKYLNGSPGCVAGCFVHEEHANNFELPRFAGWWGQNKETRFQMGPDFDAIPGAEGWQLSNPPILPMAVLRASMDIIDKVGVKKLRAKSEQLTGYFEFLLDQMQSDEIKILTPREPNQRGCQLSIRVMQKGKSLYEILKQRGVICDWREPDVIRVAPVPLYNTFEDVYNFTQIFSEEFQQL
- a CDS encoding CPBP family intramembrane metalloprotease: MFKLFLGGGFGEEFGWRGFMLSEMTKKYRYLYSTLVIGVVWALWHLPAYFLSNKGQEDPLLPFFIQVIAFSFIFTWFYMKSRESVLIVAILHASFNASMTLIEKVYQVDLLSENYTAYYWIFTGLMVLLALIVFFQIGVADKGMVLTKEETPNGLF
- a CDS encoding FAD-dependent monooxygenase codes for the protein MSPKKLTLIGAGLAGSLLSIYLARRGFKVEIFERRPDMRSTEISAGRSINLALSARGLHALEKVGLKNRIMQIAIPMKGRMLHSLTGELNLVPYGRKESEVINSVSRAELNMQLMSAAEQHGVEFHFNQKCTGIDFESRELKLRDEITNQDSIKQTEIVIGTDGSASAIRTEMAKALDGNFTKDDLEHGYKELTITSAADGRFLLEKNALHIWPRRSYMLIALPNLDGSFTCTLFFPMKGDPSFESLKTEKAVLAFFEAQFPDAVELMPTLVEDFFTNPTGALATIRCQPWHVAHKACLLGDAAHAVVPFFGQGINCGFEDCAVLDECAEKHRDDWQKIFQEFEKLRKINTDAIAELSLGNYFEMRDQVADPKFALKKQVEFALEEKYPEKFIPKYSMVSFHRVPYSVALERGKIQETILTELCEPIDRVQDLDWGKAGELIKTKLN
- a CDS encoding SRPBCC domain-containing protein, with translation MQGRGRWNSFGDSKMADIFHHFPIKATQQKVFEAVSTPKGLDVWWTKRSSGEPLKGAVYELWFGPEYDWRAVVSQCVPDTEFELELTDALEDWQGTRVGFHLEEKEGITEVRFHHLSWPEDSEHYRSSCYCWAMYLRLLKRYVEHGEVVPYEDRLEV
- a CDS encoding aminotransferase class I/II-fold pyridoxal phosphate-dependent enzyme, with amino-acid sequence MSKEFKHFETKLIHSGEPDPRINGAVSMPIYQSAMFEYAGEASYHDLKYIRLNNTPNHIALHQKLAALENAEAALVTASGMAAISTSLLTILSSGDHLLAQDTLYGGTHGLITEDFVSYGISYDFIDGDQPETWKAKLKPTTKAIYVESMTNPLLQVGDLKAIVRFAKAHNLISMIDNTFPSPYNFRAVDFGFDISLHSCTKYLNGHSDIVGGAVIGSRELIEQITHKLNHLGGSMDPHVCFLLHRGVKTLAVRMKHQNESALKIARFLEQHSKITTVNYPGLENNSGHQRARELFDGFSGMLSFELAGGLEEAERFMKNTTLPIIAPSLGGVETLLTRPAITSHAGMTPEDRQRLGIKDNLIRMSVGIESTEDIIADFEQALK
- a CDS encoding M20/M25/M40 family metallo-hydrolase; its protein translation is MINKTINHLSRFFLLTIFLFFASPSKSEAQQSIEQALVKHVDEHKDLAMALLEQVVNINSGTMNFDGVKKVGDIFREKFSALGFETRWVDGTAFERSGHLVAEHTGKGPRLLLIGHLDTVFEADSPFQRFQVIDDSTASGPGIGDMKGGDVIIVQALVALHEVGVLKDMNITVVMTGDEERSGRPLDLARKDLIEAAKAADIAIGFENGDGDPTTAIVTRRGSTGWTLRVKGKPAHSSQIFREDVGAGAIYEAARILNAFYEKLAGEQYLTFNPGLILGGTDVDYEASQDRGSAFGKNNVVAGQVVVSGDLRTISPAQLERAKATMQAIVSRHRPQTSAELKFRDSYPPLAPTAGNRRLLKIFDQVSRDLGFGPVTEVDPMRAGAADVSFTAGHVEMAIDGLGLGGADDHTVNETGDLRTLPLQTKRAAVLLYRLSKIKKE
- a CDS encoding L-lactate permease, with protein sequence MPLSIQALIAASPIFLAGVLLIGFRWPAKRTMPAIYVISAVIAFAVWKVPFSHIMASTIQGLFITFNILYIIFGAILLLNTLKHSGGIKTIRLGFTKISGDRRVQVVIIAWLFGAFIEGAAGFGTPAAITAPLMVALGFPAMAAVMIGMMIQSTPVTFGAVGTPILVGVKGGLESPELSAQLTAVGTNFDSYLRLIGAEAAVLHGITGTLIPLFMVMMMTRFFGKNRSWTEGLSIAPFAIFGGLAFTVPYTLTGVFLGPEFPSLLGALTGLAIVTMAARKRFLLPKDSWDFAPVETWDKDWTGQLKVKLDSDNDKSVSIWLAWAPYILVAFLLVLSRLPQLPIGHILKTVNLQWSDVLGTRITASTQPFYLPGTIFIVSVIVTFFLHRMTTAELKASVQDSAKILLGAGFVLIFTVPMVRIYINSGTNELGLSSMPVAMAAWVADTVGGVWPFFAPVIGCIGAFIAGSNTVSNLMFSLFQYSVAKSLAISGALVVALQSVGAAAGNMVAIHNVVAASATVGLLGQEGPVLRKTILPTIYYLVIVGILGLLGIYVFEISDPLIGSQTFD